In the Juglans microcarpa x Juglans regia isolate MS1-56 chromosome 6D, Jm3101_v1.0, whole genome shotgun sequence genome, one interval contains:
- the LOC121268794 gene encoding transcription factor PRE4-like: MSSRRSRTSINVADDQEIIENLVFKLQSLLPDQPNQRHKEPVSASKILNEICTYIKSLQKEADDLSERLSRQLHSVDTTGDVDVVDVEFIRRLLQH; the protein is encoded by the exons ATGTCCAGCCGACGATCAAGAACTTCGATTAATGTAGCAGATGATCAAGAGATCATTGAAAATCTGGTTTTTAAACTACAGTCATTGCTTCCTGATCAGCCTAATCAAAGGCACAAAGAACCG GTGTCAGCCTCTAagattttgaatgaaatttgcACTTATATCAAGAGCTTACAAAAAGAGGCTGATGACCTGAGTGAAAGACTCTCTCGACAGCTGCATTCTGTCGACACCACTGGTGATGTTGATGTTGTTGATGTAGAGTTTATTAGAAGACTTTTGCAACACTAa
- the LOC121234829 gene encoding protein LURP-one-related 11-like, with product MLASKSNFMTVKVHPQVVIPSASCYFISKQETYTIWMKSLVLGCKGCTVFDAKGQLVYRVDNYNCNFRDEVNLMDSKGKVLFTVPRKRFKLFRFWEGYRSTDKEIEMKRPGFQVRKTLRIPRGDSPCEVIVGLDENQPRHYKIHSWSSCKSACKLVDQFGGLVAELKRKKSAGGVDLGNDVLTLVVEPYFDHSLIMGVFVVYCLINCKM from the exons ATGTTGGCGAGTAAATCCAACTTTATGACTGTAAAGGTTCATCCCCAAGTAGTAATTCCCTCTGCCTCCTGCTACTTCATTTCCAAACAAGAAACTTATACAATATGGATGAAGTCTCTAGTGCTTGGTTGCAAAGGTTGCACTGTCTTTGACGCGAAGGGTCAACTTGTGTATCGTGTTGATAACTACAATTGCAACTTTAGAGATGAAGTTAATCTTATGGATTCCAAGGGCAAGGTCCTCTTCACAGTACCAAGAAAG AGATTCAAATTGTTCAGGTTTTGGGAGGGCTACAGATCTACAGACAAAgagattgaaatgaaaagaCCTGGTTTCCAAGTTAGGAAAACCTTGAGGATTCCAAGAGGGGACTCACCATGCGAGGTTATTGTGGGGTTAGATGAGAATCAGCCACGCCATTATAAGATCCATAGCTGGAGTAGTTGCAAGTCAGCGTGCAAGCTAGTAGATCAATTCGGGGGCCTCGTTGCAGAG ttgaagagaaagaaatcagCAGGTGGAGTTGATTTGGGCAATGATGTTTTGACCCTGGTTGTGGAGCCCTACTTTGATCACTCTCTTATCATGGGTGTTTTTGTTGTGTACTGTCTCATTAACTGTAAAATGTGA